The following nucleotide sequence is from Leptodactylus fuscus isolate aLepFus1 chromosome 10, aLepFus1.hap2, whole genome shotgun sequence.
TCAGCGCTCACTGGTCGTCACTGATGTCATTGCTGtcttagtgatgtcatcagtttataatttatatatagatTGCTGGATAGGAACATCTTTAAGTGTACTCAGCTAATGCATGATAATATTCAGGATCCATAGTTTTgttcatagggggcagtattctagTATGTCGTGATAGTGGAGATATTTGGATTCCAAACTATTGTAACTCACTTCTAATAATGGACCCCACAGAACAACTGTTTATAGATGCTGTACACATTGTATCGGCTGTGCTTGgtgttacagctcagccccattcacttatataggactgagctgctgctgtatccTGTGATCGAAAAACGTGACCGTGGCCTCTACAAACCCCTACCAATtgtgtattgatgacctatccagaaaacccttttagtaATATTCGATACTCCGATTTTATTTTCCAGATCCTCAACTTGACTCAAGCCCTTAAGGATGGAAAGAGTCCATTGCAGCTGGTCCAGACACCCCCTGTAATCGTGGAGACGGCACGGTCACATCAGAAGAGCAGCAGCGAGTCCTATACACAGAGCTTCCAGAGCCGCAAGCCATTCTTTTCCTggtggtaatatcccagatctgCTCACTTTGGAAAGGCCACGGTGGTGTCAATGTGCAGCTGTAAAGCCGCTTCTTGGACATGAAATGAGTAAAACAAAACTTGATGGGAAACTGACAAGTGGCTGTTGGGAGCACTGTTGTAATGACTATCTCACTGCCATGGAATGTATACCGAACCCAATACATTCCAGGTACATGCATGTGGCATTAGGGACGCGTAACCACGAAACCCAAGAAGCAAGCGTGACGCTTTACTCTCTAACTGTACTATTACCAAATCCATCCACGAAGTGTGCTAGCCTCGGGGGAAAAACGTCCAAACTACCTGATGTTATCCTGCATCCAATACCTATGGCCCCCCCTCCTACAACAGGTTGCTGGAACTTATAGTTCCACAGGATCTGCCAGTCCACGGGTCACAGGCCTCTTCCATAAAGCAAACCAGAAATAACCTAGTCATGCACGCCAGCCTTGCAATGAAATAGCTAGAACTAGAAGTACCACCTACGGTATTCATATAACGTGTGCATGTTCTAGATTATCCAACAGCGCATTGTACACACTGCCACCTCATGGATGCCAAGGGTATTGCATGCACTATTAGACACGGTCTATAGGAAGGCAAAGCGAGAACTTGCTTTCCCAGCATCTTGCTTTGTGTGTATTTCAGAAATATACGCAAAGACCCGCTCGTGATCCCTGCACATGGTCCAAAGTTTATGTTACCAAACCCTCAATGAGggctgtattatattttttaagctGCAGATAGGACTGGTTGTGTTTTAGCTTTCTCCATAAAATCTGCTGTTATCGTTTCTGCAAATCTTTGTGGATTTGTTAAGAAAGGAAATAGGCTGTTgtttaagaaaataaatatatgatGTTTTTAATGCAAACACTATGGCAGACGAAATAAATGTTAACCGGTTAAAGGTCCAGATGGTATCTGTTTCTTGATCAGGTGCAATCTATTGAAGGGGAATCTTTCCCAAACCACAGCCAGGTTTATATCGTCCTGCGGTGCTAATATTACAGACGGCACACTACTTGCTCACGTGTAGTGCACCGTCTCTAATCCTAGCGCTTGCTACTGTCTCACAATAGGCTGTAGATGGGATACAAATATGGGCTGCAAATGTATTAACACCTACACACTGCAGGAAGTGAAACCTTATACTAGTATGTATATACTGACACACCCTTACACTTAGGATGTCTATGTACGTAAAGTCTGTAAGTATTATTacacctatataattatatacatgcacacttatAATGTAACTTAACCTGTTCCTTGTGAGGCAAGTACTCTATCCTAAGACCACCCAAACACATCCTCCAAACTCTCTTCCTGGCACAGAGAATCTTTGACATGCTAGGAAGGAGACACCATGGCCATATACATTATCCAATATTCTCCAGATAATGTATACTAAGTGCGGCAATATTTTATGACCTCAGTTCTGTAATAATGATTGTCAAAGAAGAACTGTGaagggttataactagagatgagcgagtactgttcggatcagctgatccgaacagcacgctccatagaaatgaatggatgcacctggtacttccactttgacgccggccgcttaaccccccgcgtgccggcgacgtccattcatttctatgcgagcgtgctgttcggatcggctgatccaaacagtactcgctcatctctagttataaccctaCTGGACTCCACTGCTTAGAGTCTGTATTTGGTATACTGATCATTGTCACAGTTGCCATAAAGCAAGGAGCAAGATACTAAATGTAGATTCCAAGCTGGAGGAGCCTTGAATGGTGGTAGGCATATCCCCAGCTCCTCACATTATGTAGATCCTGTGCACCAGAACACCAGTCGTACAAGTAATTCCCTATAGAGCAGATCTCCTTGTAACCCGTAAAAGATCTTTTCTGTGACGAAAGGGCTGGCACAAGGCACTGATGTCGCTCCCTAATAATGTTCCAGCTCGCACAATGTCTTCTCACTTGTGCAGATATCATGTGTGCAGTCATACTTATCACTACATCTCTCTGCGATTTATTCTAGGTCACTTCTATTTCATCATAAGGGTACAGGGGCATTGTAGGATGCCAGGCTAGGACTACTGTCTTAGTATTGTATTTGGTGCCATGCAGACAGTGTAAGTGAATGTGGTCGGATGCAATTTGCTGCAACATTGCGGTTGTCAGAAATCTAAACCTACTGGTGACGGCAATGGTGCAGCAATTTGTAGGTCACAACAACCACATTCACCTCTATTAGTTGTGATGCAGGCAGTGCAACGTCTCACCACGTAGCCCTAACCTCCTAGCAATGAGTCAGGATGGGCATCATAGTGTATGACGTGAATGGGATGAGCTGCAGTTCCAGAACAGACGCTTGTACAGATGAGtcactttatatacagtcctattacTAGGCTATCCCATCCCTTAATCATTGGTTAGGGTCTGACCTCTGCCACACACTAAAAAGGGAGCAGCACCCAGTGTAGTGCAAAGTGTAGCTTGCAACTTCTATCCAGGCATTAAATGTGAGACACCCATCaatgctttacattttttattgaGAAGATGAGATTTTCCCAACATTTACATGAGCATGCTTGATATTACTTCTACAGTGTATCTGATGTCTCCGCAAGGAGTCACACATCCTGGAATATCTTGGGCCAAGACGAAAGGTAAGGAGATGACGCATCTGAACTTATTCCACTCCTCTGTCTTTTGAGAGTAGACATCTTTCCTAGGCAATGATTGTAAGATCATAGTTCCCTTAATAGTCAGTATAAAGGGGATCATCAGACCCCTGGTAGTCATAGCCTTATATCAAGCAGATGGATAAAATACTGTAGACTTAGCAGCTAGTCCAATCCCTCCAAGAGTCAATGGACAATGATTGAAAGATTATCCAGAATCAATGGGTTAATAGTGTTTCCCTGCTGCAgccccccctatagctgcacATAATAAATACCATAGGGAAGGCTGTGCGACTCCTGAATATAAAGTTACTGTACACCAGCGTTGTCTTGGAGTGTTACATAAAGATATTGTATCATCAGTAGTGCAGATATTCCCAAGAGGCCGCCGCCGCTCCTGGCACGAGTTGGCTGCTCTTTCTTGCATAGCAGTTTTCTGGTTTGTGAATGAGCAGCGCTTCATCGTTTTATCTGGTGCAGATATCCAGTGATTTGTGTCTTCTGGTGCGGTCTTAGTTTGTTCTTTTTTCTCTGGATTCCTGATGTTTTCTTGGTGCTACATAGTCCCGACCTGTCCTGGGGATCGCTGACGGGCTGGGCAGGATCCTCATTACCAGACGTTACATCATCAATGCTGGTAaggaataaaataaaaggaagatTGTTATAAAAAGATCGTTCCATCTGACAAGGCTCCTATGATAAAGCTGAACACGTCACAGGCAGTGTCATGAAGAGTCGCATGCTATAGAGGGGCATATAACATCACATGTATGTGGGGGCTCATTCGATTAGAGGTCTTCTGCCTTAAATGGGTGTCCTAGACATTagactcccaccgatcagctgtttgaaagcaGTAAAGGTGCTCCATGTGTGGGGCTTCTGCTTCTCACATCACGTGACTTCATATtcgtcagtcacatggcctgttcgcagctcagtcccattcaagtaaatgggctgagctgcaataccaagcagatCTGCTATACAAAGGTATAACACCGTGCTTGAATGCTGCTGTCTCTTTACATAGCTTATTGGAAGAGACCCCAGCTGTCAGACCACCTACAATCTTCTATAGATTACCTATCATAAGAATTAAGTTGCCAATTGATAAGCCCCTTTAAAGAACGAAGTCTCTTCtatcctaaaaccacccaaacgcATCCTCCAAACTCTCTTAGCTGCTATTCCTCCTAGCACAGAGAATCTTTGACATGCTAGTAAGGAAGCACCATGACCAAATGTAGCATCTGCCTACAACTccccatgacaacacttcctgtctGGCTTGTTCAGCTTTGTCACAAGGACAATTACAAGTCTATATGTCAAGTTTTTAatagacatttatgacatatccacaCTATATGTCATGAATTATTAATATGTGTCAATCAGACTTGTATAAAGAAAGTTGATCCCCCTACCCACCTCAGCAGAGAAGGAATGGAGAGGTGGGTGTGCATGTCCAAGCggtctccatatacttctataggAGTCGCAGAACCAACCAAACATGCTCTGGTATTTGTGTGACTCCCATACTGGTGAATGGCAGAACCTTTCAGGTCCATGGTCACCTTTTCACCTATTCTCTACTAGTGTGGCCATTCATGTAATACCGGGACAGACTGAGCCCACCAGAGACCCCTCAAACACTTACAAATATGGCTTTTTGCAAGACAACCCCCCTCTTGAACTGTACCCTGCCAATCTAGAGAATGAACGTGCCGGGCTGCTTTCTATATCTTATCCATTTTCACATTACAATAGAGAGGGTCTTCCAAAATGAATAATCTTGTCAGCAATGGACCCTTACCAGAGTTTACTAAAATTCTGCACAGACAGTCCTCCGATCCCATCACCGCTCAGTTTATTATGCGATGAATGAAACCTCTtgctcttcttctttcttctgagCTTGATCAAAGCCTCTGCGATGCGCCTGTCTCCGGCATAGTTGTAAATGATCTGAGCTCGCTCTTCTGCGCAGTCATCCCCGTTGGTGCGGAAGAGTGTCTGGATCTGCAGGAGGTCAATGTCTTTGAAGATGTTGGCCGAGGCCTTTTTCCTGGTCCGGGGTTGAGGGGCTTGCCATGCTGTCGCAGGGGAGCTGATCACAGATGCTGGCGTGCCCATGATAAAATAGCCTAGGAAACGCTGCAAGAAGAGAAGAGACAGATATATAACCGAAAAACCGCTTAAATATCAAAATTTGCATCCAGATGTGACAGTAAGACACCATGTGCTATCGACCCACCGCCCACATGTAGCAGAGTAAAAAGAAAAGTTTCAGTTCCCTGTTGTAACTGGTTCTGCTTTCTGCCATGGCCATTTGTGTTTCCAGATGAGCGACCTACATCAAGTGGggttaacccaggggtagggaacgtacggctctccagctgttgcaaaactacaactcccagcatgcatacttgctctgctgttcctggaactcccatgaaagtgaatggagcatgatgggagttgtagtttcacagcagctggagagccgaagggtTCACAGCTATCATGTGCAGCTATACTGTACACAGCGCCCCTTTTGACCATGTACTGTGTCTGGTATAGCAGGGGACAGCCTTGAGAGCCTTGTGCCCCCTGTTTTAATGGAGTGGCGTACACGTATGGTACCCCCGTTGtcgtgattggtgggggttcaagCAATCAGGAACAGGCCATGTGATACGattcttgaacaacccctttaaaagtgctGAGCCCTTGGGGCCCGACCTCATCTGCACGGAGACTTAATGTTCTCTCTGAGCTTCTTCCCGGCACTTTGGTTTCACAGTAATAAGTTAAGTGACCTATTAAACCATCCCTAGGGTCTGCATGAGGCAGGGCAATTAGACTGCGCACCCCAGTGGGAACAGGGAACGATGTGATGGATGACAAACTCTGTACTGTGAGACGGCGGACTGTACTGTTAACTAGAAACACCGTAAGCCCAATGTCAGGTAGCTGTAATACAGCTAAATAGTAAAGGACTTGTGCCAAGAAAGATTCCTATACCCTACCCACAGGTTAGCAAATATGTCAGATGACTGGTGGTATAACGGCTTGGGCCCCCTGTGATCAGGACAACGGGCAACAAAAGTTCCCCTGTACTGTATACCCCATGTGAATGACTGAACAATGTGCTTATATGACCACTACTCTATTCACGTCTATGGGACTGACTCAATACTGTACTCATAGAATTAATTGAGCAAGGGTCCTGTATGTGCCCTATTGTTCTATTCACTTGTAGATCCTTatccagcgatcagacacttatccatcCCCCGCTGTAAATGAATCCAGTCTGAACAATGAAAACGAAAAAAGAAACCCACATAACAAAAGCCGCCTTGCTTCCACTGCGGCTGCGCTCATATTGTTTGTGGTTACCAGTACAGGATGTTCCCCGTCCCACATGATAATAAACATCATTGGCGTAGATATGACAGTGATCCACCATAACCGCGTTACCACCTCCTGCTGCAGTACATGCCAAGCTGCACAAATCCCGGCTAACACTTCCTGCTTTATCTGTGATTAGCAGGCATCGCACATCCTGCCCTGGAGCCCGGCCAGGATTGTGATCCTGGGCTCAGCCCGCGTGACTCAGAGAATTATTACACCCTGCACAAATACATAGACCTCTAGACTGAACTGGATAATCCtaggtgtgtatattatatatacattctgGTGCATTACTGCTTCCACTTGGGGCCATGTCcatggtctgtttgcagctcagtcccattcaagtgaatgggtctaaGCTGCAGAACTGCTGTATAATACATTGTACTGTGCTAGGTTTAGTGTAAAGTTGCCTCATCTTTCTTCCGAATGGCGCTCTCTCTTCTGATCGGCGGGGGTCATGAacatcagacccccaccaatcttcaAATGCTGACCTATTCTGGAAAAACACTCTAAatcaaggccccacgtagcataaacaccacaattttactgcagtgttttacagtacctgcaaattggggtgtgattctggctaatctcatccatacattgcagaaccccccccccccctttttttttttttaactgcagctCGCTTTGTGCTTTTTGCTAGATCTGACATAGTCGTAACACATCCACTGTCCAAAGGGGGAGGAGATTTTTACCCGATCACTGGGGGGCCAACCGCTGGGACCCTGCCGATCACAAGAAAAGGAGTTTATGTTTATTGGAGTGTTTACCATGCCCaaccaccgctccattcacttctagggTTGTCTACACCAGATCCAATTGTAGCAAATCCCCTGCTGTGAGAAGTATTAGATCAGCAGGGTTTCTGGCctataaggctacattcatatgTAGGATTTGCTGCATTCACTTGTATTATCttgtgctacaatgtatcagtgaggGTAAAACGCTGCAGCAGAAATCCCCAATACAACGCTGGTTATTTGTATCGTATAACATGTAGTATTGTATGGAGACGTGTGCAGCCGCCATCCGTCATGTTACCCAGCGCTGCCGTATCTGTTATGACAGGCGTGAAGAGTCTCACAGGGACATTATATTCCCAACAGTCTGTGACGTCAGCGCCAGAGATAAGAGGCTGCACCCAGGTCTGCTCCTGCTGCGTTTGTTTTTCCTGGCTCTTAAAGGGGAAATCCAC
It contains:
- the AVPI1 gene encoding arginine vasopressin-induced protein 1, whose translation is MSGQRFLGYFIMGTPASVISSPATAWQAPQPRTRKKASANIFKDIDLLQIQTLFRTNGDDCAEERAQIIYNYAGDRRIAEALIKLRRKKKSKRFHSSHNKLSGDGIGGLSVQNFSKLCIDDVTSGNEDPAQPVSDPQDRSGLCSTKKTSGIQRKKNKLRPHQKTQITGYLHQIKR